The following coding sequences are from one Bradyrhizobium sp. 200 window:
- a CDS encoding Crp/Fnr family transcriptional regulator — MSAYTTLIALIKIETSLQSAIKISSQSGARPEEIRMPGDGPQDDRPRARLIGPQIQLGGCPPHSRCFNQPSTVASNTWSFVKNVILTRISRQDLAAIGEFLEPIVLKERMVLQEPKRHPDHVYFIESGLVSLRIVAAGSFLETAVIGNRGAVGASLFVGEHLSTHQSVVLFPGNALRIRVEDLCRVMTERPGIRKELFQYVQALALHCAHTGLCGVRHDREKRLASWICLASDALGAHVLPVTHDYLSSVLGLRRAGVTETLTQFEKQGLVRKMRGVLQIDGRKDLEQTACGCYKLISEAYA, encoded by the coding sequence TTGAGCGCCTACACGACGCTCATTGCATTAATCAAGATTGAAACGTCGTTACAGTCAGCAATCAAAATTTCGTCACAGTCAGGGGCTCGACCGGAAGAAATCCGCATGCCAGGAGACGGACCACAAGATGACCGGCCACGCGCGCGATTGATAGGTCCGCAGATACAGCTCGGCGGATGTCCGCCGCACAGCAGATGCTTCAACCAGCCTAGTACGGTGGCTTCTAACACGTGGTCCTTTGTCAAAAACGTGATTCTGACGAGAATTTCTCGTCAAGACCTCGCGGCAATAGGAGAGTTCCTTGAGCCGATCGTCCTGAAAGAACGCATGGTGCTGCAAGAGCCGAAAAGGCATCCTGATCATGTCTATTTTATCGAGTCGGGCCTCGTCTCGCTAAGGATTGTCGCGGCGGGGAGCTTTCTTGAAACGGCGGTGATAGGAAACCGGGGAGCGGTCGGCGCTTCGCTCTTTGTGGGAGAGCATCTTTCGACGCATCAATCTGTTGTGCTCTTTCCTGGAAACGCGCTCAGGATCCGTGTCGAAGATTTGTGTCGGGTGATGACCGAGCGTCCTGGAATTCGAAAAGAGCTTTTTCAGTACGTTCAAGCGCTGGCCTTACATTGCGCTCACACTGGATTATGCGGGGTTCGGCACGATCGCGAAAAGCGGCTTGCGAGCTGGATTTGTTTGGCGAGTGATGCCCTTGGAGCTCATGTGCTTCCAGTCACCCATGACTACCTTTCGTCTGTCCTGGGATTGCGCCGCGCTGGGGTAACGGAGACCTTGACCCAATTTGAAAAACAAGGATTGGTTCGCAAGATGCGGGGCGTTTTGCAGATCGATGGACGCAAGGACCTCGAGCAAACGGCATGTGGCTGTTACAAACTTATTTCAGAGGCTTATGCCTAG
- a CDS encoding adenosylmethionine--8-amino-7-oxononanoate transaminase, translated as MMPKKKSPIWHPFTQHALQDEITRVVRGDGAYLHTADGRRIIDAISSWWVVTHGHCHPHIVSAIQKQAEKLNQIIFAGHTHEPAEEVAAQLLKLAPRGLDYVFFSDSGSASVEVALKMALGYWHNIGKQRIRIVVMQHSYHGDTVGAMSVGARGVFNAAYGPLLFDVTSIPFPARGHEQATLDALESVCRNEMPAAFIVEPLILGAGGMLMYPAWVLREMKRVCEASDVLFIADEVMTGWGRTGTLFACEQANVTPDIACYSKGLTGGALPLAVTLCRADIFDAHYSKDRTRTFFHSSSYTANPVACAAAKANLDLWQDQECRQRVASVATMQERTIESFRADPRFENVRRTGTITALDLKAKESGYLAGIGPKLQAFFKGRDLLLRPLGSTIYVMPPYCVTAADLDEIYGGIRDAADALTGRRASVA; from the coding sequence ATGATGCCAAAGAAAAAATCGCCGATCTGGCATCCGTTCACGCAACACGCGCTTCAAGACGAGATAACAAGGGTTGTGCGTGGTGATGGTGCTTATCTCCACACAGCCGATGGTCGCCGTATCATCGATGCAATCTCGTCCTGGTGGGTCGTGACGCATGGACATTGCCATCCACACATCGTGAGCGCGATTCAGAAACAGGCAGAAAAGCTCAACCAGATTATCTTTGCCGGCCATACCCACGAACCGGCTGAGGAAGTTGCTGCACAACTTTTGAAACTCGCTCCCCGCGGCCTCGACTATGTCTTCTTCTCCGACAGTGGCTCAGCCAGTGTGGAAGTCGCCTTAAAGATGGCACTCGGCTATTGGCACAATATCGGCAAACAGCGAATACGCATTGTCGTGATGCAACATTCCTACCACGGCGATACGGTCGGGGCGATGTCGGTCGGTGCTAGAGGTGTGTTCAACGCGGCGTACGGGCCTCTGCTCTTCGACGTTACCTCAATCCCGTTTCCCGCGAGAGGTCATGAACAGGCGACGCTCGATGCGCTGGAGTCTGTATGTCGAAACGAAATGCCAGCAGCTTTTATTGTGGAGCCTCTAATATTGGGCGCGGGCGGGATGCTGATGTATCCGGCCTGGGTGCTAAGAGAGATGAAGCGAGTTTGCGAAGCCTCGGACGTCCTGTTCATTGCCGACGAGGTCATGACGGGGTGGGGCCGCACCGGAACATTGTTCGCTTGCGAGCAGGCCAACGTCACGCCCGATATTGCCTGCTATTCGAAAGGTCTCACGGGAGGGGCGCTTCCGCTCGCCGTGACACTCTGCCGCGCGGACATTTTCGACGCGCATTATTCCAAAGATCGTACGCGTACGTTCTTTCACTCGAGCTCATATACTGCGAATCCAGTAGCCTGCGCCGCCGCAAAAGCGAACCTGGATCTTTGGCAAGATCAGGAATGTCGCCAGCGTGTGGCGTCAGTCGCCACAATGCAAGAGCGGACAATTGAGTCATTCCGCGCCGACCCCCGGTTTGAAAACGTCCGTCGAACAGGCACCATTACAGCACTCGATCTGAAAGCAAAGGAATCGGGCTACCTCGCGGGTATCGGTCCGAAGCTTCAGGCGTTCTTTAAGGGCCGAGATCTGCTACTGCGGCCGCTCGGTAGTACGATCTACGTAATGCCGCCATATTGTGTCACGGCGGCCGATCTTGATGAAATCTACGGCGGCATCAGGGATGCTGCCGATGCGCTAACTGGAAGGCGCGCTTCGGTTGCGTAA
- the bioD gene encoding dethiobiotin synthase: MSQRIVVTGTDTGIGKTVFSAGLADLLGADYWKPIQVGLDGETDTQVAARLGSLSPDRIVPERFRLRTPASPHHSAEIDGVRIDVDALDIPDTWERPLVIEGAGGLMVPLRGGTLYIDLFERWRLPVVLCARTALGTINHSLLSIEALRKRQIGILGIAFIGERNPENESAICEIGRVRWLGRLPWLSPLTTDALQAAFKASFRADDFMP; the protein is encoded by the coding sequence ATGAGCCAGCGGATCGTGGTGACCGGTACGGATACCGGAATCGGAAAAACGGTGTTTTCCGCGGGGCTCGCCGATCTCCTCGGCGCGGATTATTGGAAGCCGATTCAGGTGGGTCTCGACGGAGAGACCGACACCCAGGTCGCCGCAAGGCTGGGCAGTCTCTCACCCGATCGCATCGTGCCGGAGCGCTTCCGCCTTCGAACGCCCGCTTCGCCGCATCATTCCGCCGAAATTGACGGAGTTCGCATCGACGTGGATGCGCTCGATATTCCGGACACCTGGGAGCGACCGCTGGTTATCGAGGGCGCCGGCGGGCTAATGGTGCCGCTGAGAGGCGGCACGCTTTACATTGATCTCTTCGAGCGATGGCGGCTTCCAGTCGTGCTTTGCGCTCGGACGGCACTGGGTACGATCAATCACTCGCTGCTGTCGATAGAGGCTCTGCGAAAGCGCCAGATCGGCATTCTTGGGATTGCCTTCATTGGCGAAAGAAATCCGGAGAATGAAAGCGCAATTTGCGAGATCGGGCGGGTGCGTTGGTTGGGGCGATTGCCCTGGCTTTCCCCTCTCACGACAGACGCGCTGCAGGCCGCGTTCAAAGCCTCATTCCGAGCCGACGATTTTATGCCATGA
- a CDS encoding 8-amino-7-oxononanoate synthase, translating to MNSIHSVKVADYVAHLHALKEDNRLRSLKPRAGVDFASNDYLALASAPRMKMAVCAALEAGTAVGAGGSRLLRGNCEEHESLEVEAARFFGAETALFFGGGYFANFALLTTLPQRGDLLVLDALVHASVHEGARAGRADFRINAHNDPESVENTIRDWRAKGGMGRVWIVVESLYSMDGDFAPLEDLVAIADQYDAFLIVDEAHATGVYGEEGRGLTAPYEGRENLVVVHTCGKALGAAGALLTASTVLRDFMVNRCRPFIFATAPSPLMAVAVREALLILQEEPERQQRLAKLVAFTHRQINVRVGRSPSESQIVPYIVGDNSRAMLLASALQLRGFDIRGIRPPTVPAGTARLRISLTLNVGEDDVRAMLDALFEETRGWPR from the coding sequence ATGAACTCAATCCATTCGGTCAAAGTTGCTGATTACGTCGCACATTTGCATGCTCTGAAAGAGGACAACCGGCTGCGCAGCCTCAAACCGCGCGCAGGCGTCGATTTCGCATCGAACGATTATCTCGCGCTGGCGAGCGCTCCACGTATGAAAATGGCTGTCTGCGCCGCGCTCGAGGCCGGCACGGCAGTCGGTGCCGGCGGCTCACGGCTTCTGCGCGGCAATTGTGAGGAGCACGAAAGTCTCGAAGTAGAAGCTGCCAGGTTCTTTGGGGCGGAGACGGCGCTGTTCTTTGGCGGCGGTTATTTCGCAAATTTTGCTCTCCTGACAACGCTGCCGCAGCGGGGCGATTTGCTGGTTCTTGATGCCCTCGTGCACGCCAGTGTGCATGAAGGTGCGCGAGCTGGCCGGGCCGACTTTCGGATAAATGCCCATAACGACCCCGAGTCGGTTGAGAACACAATTCGTGATTGGCGGGCCAAGGGCGGAATGGGTCGCGTCTGGATCGTGGTCGAAAGCCTCTACAGCATGGATGGCGATTTCGCCCCGCTTGAAGACCTGGTCGCGATTGCGGATCAGTACGACGCTTTCCTGATCGTGGACGAAGCGCATGCCACAGGCGTCTACGGCGAGGAGGGACGGGGGCTCACCGCCCCCTACGAGGGGCGCGAGAATCTGGTCGTTGTTCATACCTGCGGCAAGGCGCTGGGTGCTGCCGGCGCGCTCCTCACTGCCTCCACCGTACTGCGCGACTTCATGGTCAATCGCTGCCGTCCGTTTATCTTCGCCACCGCGCCGTCACCGTTGATGGCCGTCGCCGTGCGGGAGGCTCTCTTAATCCTGCAGGAGGAGCCTGAGCGCCAGCAGCGTCTGGCAAAGCTGGTCGCGTTCACGCATCGGCAGATCAATGTACGCGTTGGGCGGAGTCCTTCGGAGTCGCAGATCGTGCCCTATATAGTTGGCGACAATTCGCGTGCCATGCTGCTCGCCTCTGCACTGCAGCTTCGCGGCTTCGATATTCGCGGAATCCGGCCGCCAACCGTTCCGGCGGGCACGGCCCGTTTGCGGATTTCACTGACACTCAACGTTGGGGAGGATGACGTGCGTGCAATGCTCGATGCGCTCTTTGAGGAGACGAGGGGCTGGCCTCGATGA
- the panD gene encoding aspartate 1-decarboxylase, which produces MQITLMKGKIDRASVTEADLHSEGSISIDRALLDAAGFLINERVEIHNIETGVRFATYVTAAPRRSGTIDLNGAAARLAMPGDKIAIVAYASFDEAEAKFFRPCVVLVDPENRMLPS; this is translated from the coding sequence ATGCAGATTACGTTGATGAAAGGAAAGATCGATCGTGCCTCGGTGACTGAAGCCGATCTGCACTCTGAGGGCTCGATATCAATTGATCGCGCGCTGCTAGACGCGGCAGGTTTCCTGATCAACGAACGCGTCGAAATCCACAACATCGAAACCGGAGTGCGCTTCGCCACCTATGTCACCGCAGCGCCCCGGCGGTCGGGCACCATAGACTTGAATGGTGCAGCTGCGCGACTTGCCATGCCCGGAGACAAAATTGCTATCGTTGCATATGCCTCCTTTGATGAGGCGGAAGCTAAATTCTTTAGACCCTGTGTTGTGCTGGTTGACCCAGAAAACCGCATGCTACCAAGTTGA
- the bioB gene encoding biotin synthase BioB yields MVAAMGVEGNDGGNSAPLRSGWERAEAEALYRLPFADLMFQAQSIHRDNFDPNQLETASLLSIKTGGCPEDCAYCSQSAHYDTGLKATRLMDCADVVATAKRAKDAGASRFCMAAAWRSPKDRDLDQICEMISAVKGLGMETCVTLGMLTRKQATRLFEAGLDFYNHNVDSSPEFYGKIITARTMQDRIDTLAHVREAGIKVCSGGIIGIGERLEDRLGMLVLLANLQRPPESVPINLWNEVKGVPVNDTAERPDPIAVARLVATARIMMPKSVVRLSAGRQYMSDELQALCFLAGANSIFIGDVLLTTKNPKADRDANLLGRLGITSAPCLK; encoded by the coding sequence ATGGTTGCGGCTATGGGAGTAGAAGGGAACGACGGCGGCAACAGCGCGCCGCTCCGCAGTGGCTGGGAGCGCGCCGAGGCTGAAGCCCTCTATAGGCTGCCGTTTGCCGACCTGATGTTTCAGGCGCAGAGCATTCATCGGGACAACTTCGATCCAAACCAACTTGAAACCGCGAGCCTGCTCAGCATCAAGACCGGCGGCTGTCCGGAAGACTGCGCCTACTGCTCGCAGAGCGCCCATTACGACACCGGGCTGAAAGCCACCCGCCTGATGGATTGCGCCGATGTGGTTGCCACTGCAAAGCGCGCGAAGGACGCCGGCGCGAGCCGCTTCTGCATGGCTGCGGCCTGGCGCAGTCCAAAGGACCGCGATCTCGATCAGATCTGCGAAATGATCAGCGCTGTCAAAGGCCTCGGGATGGAGACGTGCGTCACGCTCGGCATGCTGACGCGCAAGCAGGCCACACGGCTCTTCGAGGCCGGGCTCGACTTCTATAATCACAATGTCGACTCCTCGCCCGAGTTCTACGGTAAGATCATCACCGCGCGCACAATGCAGGACCGCATCGACACGCTTGCACATGTGCGCGAGGCCGGCATCAAGGTGTGCAGTGGCGGCATTATTGGCATAGGCGAGCGCCTCGAGGACCGGCTCGGCATGCTGGTGCTGCTCGCCAATCTCCAAAGGCCTCCCGAAAGCGTGCCGATCAACCTGTGGAACGAGGTAAAGGGCGTGCCAGTCAACGACACCGCGGAGCGTCCCGATCCGATCGCGGTGGCGCGGCTGGTCGCGACCGCCCGGATCATGATGCCGAAGAGCGTGGTGCGGTTGTCTGCCGGACGGCAGTACATGAGCGATGAGCTGCAGGCGCTGTGCTTCTTGGCCGGCGCGAACTCGATTTTCATCGGCGATGTGCTGTTGACCACCAAAAACCCGAAAGCCGACCGCGACGCGAATTTGCTGGGTCGGCTCGGCATCACGTCCGCACCTTGCCTCAAGTGA
- a CDS encoding GntR family transcriptional regulator: protein MITDENTTIAQHISGSLGERIISGALLPDAPLRQDHVAREFNSSHVPVREAFRQLEAQHLVVAVPRRGVRVAPLDANSVKEIAEMRAALEVVALRNAASKLTSSHLARIELALIEGDNAQTIQDFEMANRAFHQALVAPCAMPRLLASLDGLQLANSRLVFAMARSSGWRPRSNQDHRLILQALRASNVDQACNLLARHIQTIERLTLPAS from the coding sequence ATGATCACCGACGAGAATACCACAATTGCCCAGCACATTTCGGGCTCACTTGGTGAGCGCATCATCAGCGGCGCTCTGCTGCCTGACGCCCCGCTCCGGCAGGATCATGTCGCGCGAGAGTTCAATTCAAGCCACGTCCCGGTGCGCGAGGCGTTTCGCCAACTGGAGGCCCAACACCTCGTTGTCGCTGTGCCCCGTCGTGGCGTGAGGGTCGCCCCGCTCGATGCCAATTCCGTGAAGGAGATCGCCGAGATGCGTGCAGCTCTCGAAGTGGTCGCCCTGCGCAATGCGGCTTCAAAGCTCACCTCTAGCCATTTGGCACGGATCGAGCTCGCGCTGATTGAAGGAGACAATGCTCAAACGATTCAGGATTTTGAGATGGCCAACCGCGCCTTTCATCAAGCGCTGGTGGCGCCATGCGCGATGCCGCGCCTGCTCGCCAGTCTCGACGGACTACAGCTTGCAAACTCTCGACTGGTGTTTGCGATGGCGCGAAGTAGCGGCTGGCGACCGCGGTCCAATCAGGATCACCGCCTAATTCTGCAAGCATTGCGAGCGAGCAACGTCGATCAAGCCTGTAACCTGCTCGCGCGCCACATCCAAACGATTGAGCGCCTTACCCTTCCTGCGTCCTGA
- a CDS encoding Dabb family protein, translating into MIRHIVLFTAKDEAQIDKMIEGLSVLTTIPHARRLEVARNRKTDQLGNDIDVVVYGEFDNEADLAAYKAHDLYQESISRVRPLRELRFAADYSVSTDVRFV; encoded by the coding sequence ATGATTCGTCACATCGTCTTGTTCACCGCCAAGGATGAGGCCCAGATCGACAAAATGATCGAAGGCCTGTCGGTTCTCACCACAATCCCGCACGCCCGCCGGCTCGAGGTTGCTCGCAACCGCAAGACCGACCAGCTCGGCAATGACATCGACGTCGTGGTTTATGGTGAGTTCGATAACGAGGCGGATCTCGCAGCTTATAAAGCGCATGATCTATACCAGGAATCGATCAGTCGGGTACGACCACTCCGGGAACTGCGGTTCGCGGCCGACTACAGCGTATCAACAGATGTGCGTTTTGTTTAA
- the pabB gene encoding aminodeoxychorismate synthase component I, producing the protein MTDSAIHVRELQWIEPITAMRCLAHRPHLTFLDSAAKHELLGRYSYLSCDPFSTYMVSDGQASCNGEALEGDAWGVLRTLLAKYPQEHRLDLPPFQGGAAGFFAYDLNRTLEQLPAPAIPGQGLPQSILHFYDVVISYDHSYHRCWIVSTGWPEQDPSRRSERARGRADEFAALLANPKWPRNDSLGTSGLWHSNFSRDSYIAAVQRVIDLILAGDVFQANIAQRFSARLSPSFDPLAFYCQLRSLNAAPFAALLRYGKLTIASSSPERFLKLAGRKVETRPIKGTIARSADSEEDQRRAEILVASEKDRAENIMIVDLLRNDLSRVCTAHSVEVPAFCNLESYASVHHLVSIVTGELAEEQDAVTLLRACFPGGSITGAPKVRSMEIIAEIERVARDVYCGAIGFIGFNGHMDTNIAIRTVTIDDGLAVFHAGGGITAMSDPEAEYEETLAKARRIFDAFRAEACGAS; encoded by the coding sequence GTGACTGACAGCGCGATCCACGTCCGAGAATTGCAGTGGATTGAGCCTATCACTGCGATGCGATGTCTTGCGCATCGACCGCACCTTACGTTTCTCGATAGCGCGGCAAAACATGAGTTGCTTGGGCGCTACTCATATCTGAGCTGCGACCCGTTCAGCACCTATATGGTCTCGGACGGACAGGCGAGTTGCAATGGAGAGGCTCTTGAGGGCGATGCATGGGGAGTTCTTCGCACCCTGCTCGCCAAGTATCCGCAAGAGCATCGCCTCGATCTCCCGCCGTTCCAGGGAGGCGCGGCCGGCTTTTTTGCTTACGATCTGAACAGGACACTGGAGCAACTGCCGGCGCCCGCAATTCCCGGTCAGGGTTTGCCCCAATCCATCCTGCATTTCTATGACGTGGTAATTAGCTACGATCACAGTTATCACAGGTGCTGGATCGTTTCTACCGGATGGCCCGAACAGGATCCCTCACGTCGGAGCGAGCGTGCACGCGGTCGAGCCGATGAGTTTGCAGCTCTCCTTGCTAACCCAAAGTGGCCGCGGAATGACTCCCTGGGCACATCCGGCCTATGGCATTCGAACTTCAGCCGTGACAGCTACATTGCGGCCGTACAGCGCGTCATCGACTTGATTCTGGCCGGAGACGTCTTCCAAGCCAACATTGCGCAGCGCTTCAGTGCCAGGCTGTCGCCCTCATTTGATCCGCTTGCCTTCTACTGCCAGCTGCGCTCATTGAACGCAGCGCCCTTTGCAGCCCTCCTGCGCTACGGCAAGTTGACCATCGCATCCAGCTCCCCGGAACGGTTCCTAAAGCTTGCCGGACGAAAGGTCGAGACGCGCCCCATCAAGGGCACGATTGCGCGTTCCGCTGACTCCGAGGAAGACCAGCGTCGCGCTGAAATCCTAGTCGCGTCCGAAAAGGACCGTGCCGAGAACATTATGATTGTCGACCTCCTGCGTAACGATCTTTCGCGCGTTTGCACGGCGCACTCGGTCGAAGTTCCAGCGTTTTGCAACCTCGAATCCTATGCCTCAGTGCACCACCTCGTGTCGATCGTTACGGGTGAACTTGCAGAGGAGCAAGATGCCGTTACCCTACTGCGAGCTTGCTTTCCCGGCGGCTCCATTACCGGGGCGCCAAAGGTGCGATCAATGGAAATTATTGCCGAAATCGAGCGTGTGGCGCGAGATGTTTATTGCGGGGCGATCGGCTTCATTGGCTTCAACGGGCACATGGACACGAATATTGCGATCCGCACCGTAACGATCGACGACGGTCTAGCTGTGTTTCATGCCGGTGGCGGGATCACGGCGATGTCGGATCCAGAGGCCGAATACGAGGAGACGCTTGCCAAGGCGCGGCGAATCTTTGACGCATTTCGTGCTGAAGCATGCGGTGCATCTTGA
- a CDS encoding aminodeoxychorismate/anthranilate synthase component II gives MIVIIDNYDSFVFNIARYFHNLGEATEVIRNDALTVSELVGRRPRAVVISPGPCTPIEAGISTAIIREFSGRVPILGICLGHQCIGSVFGGRVVRARRPMHGRSSHITHDGRGLFTGLSSPLCVGRYHSLVVQLDERSARHLKVTARSEEGEIMALAHRYQLTYGVQFHPESILTQQGHLLLSNFLRIAETSFA, from the coding sequence TTGATTGTCATCATCGACAACTACGACTCCTTCGTATTCAACATTGCCCGCTATTTCCATAACCTTGGTGAAGCAACGGAGGTCATCCGGAACGACGCGCTGACCGTCAGTGAGCTTGTCGGCCGCAGGCCGCGCGCAGTGGTCATCTCCCCCGGTCCCTGCACTCCAATTGAGGCCGGAATATCTACGGCCATCATCCGCGAATTTTCAGGTCGCGTGCCAATTCTCGGCATCTGCCTCGGACACCAGTGTATTGGGAGCGTGTTCGGCGGGCGCGTAGTGCGTGCACGTCGCCCTATGCACGGGCGGTCTTCGCATATAACCCATGACGGCCGGGGGCTATTCACTGGACTCTCATCGCCGCTTTGCGTTGGACGCTACCATTCTCTTGTGGTTCAGCTCGATGAGAGATCCGCCCGGCATCTCAAGGTGACCGCGCGTTCCGAGGAAGGCGAGATCATGGCCCTCGCACATCGGTATCAACTAACTTATGGCGTACAGTTCCATCCCGAATCGATACTTACCCAACAAGGGCACCTACTTCTTTCAAACTTCTTGCGAATAGCAGAAACTTCGTTCGCCTGA
- a CDS encoding class I SAM-dependent methyltransferase, translating to MSNAVAPSLIQDENFHAVTARLLSEQYPLDGGPRNNPKASRNPFDYVEYGLGIAPEQGELIYLLCRWLRTKRVAEFGTSTGMSTLYLAAAMRDNGGGIVIGSELVSAKAAAARRNLRHVGLSDYAEIREGDARRTLRDLGGPVDFVLMDGWLLNEGPSLARQVIEIVAPQVRIGGYVMNENAEPDFLEFVRDPANGFLRLMLPIKVGAELCVKVV from the coding sequence ATGTCGAATGCTGTTGCGCCTAGTCTCATTCAGGATGAGAATTTTCACGCGGTAACTGCGCGCCTGCTTTCGGAACAGTATCCCCTTGACGGTGGACCACGTAACAACCCCAAAGCGAGCCGCAACCCCTTTGACTACGTGGAATACGGTCTCGGCATTGCGCCGGAGCAGGGCGAACTGATCTATCTGCTCTGTCGATGGCTGCGTACGAAGCGCGTTGCGGAATTTGGGACGTCTACCGGAATGTCGACGCTCTATCTCGCCGCCGCAATGCGTGACAATGGCGGTGGGATCGTGATTGGATCAGAACTCGTCTCCGCGAAGGCAGCAGCAGCGCGTCGCAACCTGCGCCATGTAGGTCTCTCGGACTACGCCGAGATTAGGGAAGGGGACGCCCGGCGGACTCTGCGTGATCTCGGTGGACCAGTAGATTTTGTTCTGATGGACGGCTGGCTTCTGAATGAGGGTCCCTCGTTGGCCCGACAAGTTATAGAGATTGTCGCACCGCAAGTGCGGATTGGGGGCTATGTGATGAACGAGAATGCTGAGCCGGACTTTCTCGAGTTTGTCCGGGACCCAGCAAACGGGTTTCTGCGTTTAATGTTGCCAATCAAAGTTGGCGCGGAGCTCTGCGTGAAGGTAGTCTAA
- a CDS encoding E2 ligase fold family C protein, translated as MAMANFMDRAASAASRVLTNFKMSAFEDRISTQVIGVSFDGTAVKTFEGRASLDLIIRLLSRFYPTIALRPLDPEAKRYVPTLELLAKSINPQIELAKTRKAITVCVVIGCSPSQTKCPTFFIGSDGWRAKLSSNGPVGSGESMNPFGAGAASCFAAANVFRTVFAEQLEQGDDDDHIDLSMLTYDHDTAGSGPSFEGTDIGDTHLVGLGAIGNGAIWALARAVGLKGSLRLVDHEEVDLSNLQRYVLTSQSDVGSPKVDLARAALAEAALEVSAYCAKWDVYLSDRNDWMFERIAVALDNAPDRIAVQGVLPKWIVNAWTQELDLGVSRHGFDDGRACLACLYLPHGKIKDEDEKMAEELKMPEARQEIRHLLQTNRPVDTGFVERVAKAFDIPSEALREFIGLSVRSFHQRAICGGIVMRLTDGAQPVRAVVPMSFQSALAGIMLAADLVKHASGASEHADYKHTN; from the coding sequence ATGGCCATGGCCAACTTCATGGACCGTGCAGCGTCGGCGGCGTCACGGGTCCTGACCAATTTCAAGATGTCGGCGTTCGAGGATAGAATTTCGACGCAGGTGATCGGGGTATCTTTCGACGGCACAGCCGTGAAGACCTTTGAAGGCAGGGCTAGCCTGGACTTGATTATCAGGCTGCTGTCGCGTTTTTATCCAACGATCGCGCTGCGGCCGCTCGATCCAGAGGCGAAGCGTTACGTTCCCACCCTGGAGCTCCTAGCGAAGTCCATCAATCCGCAAATCGAACTCGCCAAGACCAGGAAGGCTATCACTGTTTGCGTGGTTATTGGATGCAGTCCGTCGCAGACTAAGTGTCCGACTTTCTTCATCGGTTCGGACGGATGGAGAGCCAAACTTTCGAGCAACGGCCCAGTTGGTTCGGGCGAGTCGATGAATCCGTTCGGTGCAGGGGCTGCGTCATGCTTCGCCGCCGCCAACGTCTTTCGCACGGTGTTTGCCGAACAGCTGGAGCAGGGCGACGACGACGACCATATCGACCTATCGATGCTGACCTATGACCATGACACCGCTGGTTCTGGTCCGAGCTTTGAGGGAACGGATATCGGCGACACCCACCTCGTAGGCCTCGGCGCTATCGGGAATGGCGCCATTTGGGCCTTGGCTCGTGCAGTGGGCCTTAAGGGATCGCTCCGTCTGGTTGACCATGAGGAGGTCGACCTCTCGAATCTGCAGCGCTACGTGCTGACCAGCCAATCTGATGTTGGTTCACCAAAAGTGGATCTGGCGCGTGCCGCGCTCGCGGAGGCGGCGCTGGAAGTGTCGGCGTATTGTGCCAAATGGGACGTGTATTTGAGTGATCGGAACGATTGGATGTTCGAAAGAATCGCTGTCGCATTGGACAACGCTCCGGATCGCATTGCCGTGCAAGGAGTGTTGCCGAAATGGATCGTAAACGCCTGGACGCAGGAACTCGATCTCGGGGTATCGCGCCATGGCTTTGATGACGGCCGGGCTTGTCTGGCCTGCCTTTACTTGCCTCACGGGAAGATAAAGGACGAGGACGAGAAGATGGCTGAGGAGCTGAAGATGCCGGAGGCCCGACAGGAGATCCGGCATCTTCTTCAGACAAACAGGCCGGTGGATACCGGTTTCGTCGAGCGCGTCGCTAAGGCCTTCGACATCCCGTCCGAAGCCCTTAGAGAGTTCATCGGACTGTCCGTCCGATCCTTTCACCAGCGGGCAATCTGCGGCGGGATTGTCATGCGCCTGACGGATGGAGCGCAGCCCGTGAGAGCGGTCGTACCGATGTCGTTTCAGTCGGCTCTTGCTGGCATAATGTTGGCGGCAGATCTCGTGAAGCACGCTTCGGGGGCTTCTGAACATGCGGACTACAAGCACACGAATTAA